CCACTTGAGCGGAGCTGGGACGTGCCCCTTGTGGTGTGCTGCGTGCCACAGTGTCCTGCAACTGCTTGGCACGTGTTTGCTTCTTGATCTCAACAATCTTGTCACGTTGCTGTCGAAGATACTCCTGCCTTGAGACAACATCGTTGGGATCCACTTTGTCCTCCTGCTCGAAGAAGAGATTCAAGCGCTGAAATTTATCATTGACCAAATCAAGATTGGTATCCTGTTCGGGTGTCAAAGCCGCCTCTGGACTTTCTAGATCATCCGCGACGGTTTTGGCTATAAGTTTCTCCACATCCACCTCGGAAACAGCAATGCTGTAAAGGATTTATTGGAGTATCAGAAAAGGTCATTGTGGTAAATGTTACAAGGAAATATGCTTTGTGTTTTTAAACCAACCCCAGTTCCTCCTCTGTTGCATTCTCATCTGCCGCTTCCACTGAGAGACTTTGCGCCAATTGATGCTTCTCTATGAGATCCAGCgcctgcagctgcagctccaCATTGCGCTGCGTCATCATGCGAATAAAGATCTTCAAATCATTTGCAGCCCAGATCTAAAAAGTGTACATTACTTAATCTATGTTGGATATTTGCAAATATCAGCGACGACTTCACCTGCTGAAAAAGAACCTGATGAAACTGAAATGGATTCTCGCCCTGCCCTTGCTGTCGTCCCTCCAAGCACGCCAGCTCAAACTGCTCCGGCGTAATATGCATCTCCTCCATAAAACTACCCAACATAAAATCCACTAAATTCTTATATTCCTCATGTATCTGTCGTATATCCGGATTGTTCTCATCCATCTGCAGATTCGGATCAAAGACTGAAaagcatatacatatttttatatttgatgaCGTGGCAATGGCAACTAACAAAACAAATCCTTACCCAAGGACTTTTGCTCGATAAACGTTTGAAGTGGCGCATTCCAGACGGGTCCATGCAAAAAGCAGACCAGGGAATCAAAGACCCAAGAATCCTCAGAAGACATTTTTTCACAATAATAAATAGCCACTTGAACTTTACTAAATTTGGAGCAGCTCGAAATGTCGTCAGCTTTGAATTTTGTGTTTGGTCCTTGAAATGGTTGCCTTGGTAACCGGGACAACACCCCAACTA
The genomic region above belongs to Drosophila innubila isolate TH190305 chromosome 3R unlocalized genomic scaffold, UK_Dinn_1.0 2_E_3R, whole genome shotgun sequence and contains:
- the LOC117789681 gene encoding cilia- and flagella-associated protein 36 gives rise to the protein MSSEDSWVFDSLVCFLHGPVWNAPLQTFIEQKSLVFDPNLQMDENNPDIRQIHEEYKNLVDFMLGSFMEEMHITPEQFELACLEGRQQGQGENPFQFHQVLFQQIWAANDLKIFIRMMTQRNVELQLQALDLIEKHQLAQSLSVEAADENATEEELGIAVSEVDVEKLIAKTVADDLESPEAALTPEQDTNLDLVNDKFQRLNLFFEQEDKVDPNDVVSRQEYLRQQRDKIVEIKKQTRAKQLQDTVARSTPQGARPSSAQVAQQLLENGELTMPPPPADEAENAALQLRRTLAKRLRNEVVEHN